One Curtobacterium sp. MCLR17_032 genomic window carries:
- a CDS encoding DUF2510 domain-containing protein — protein sequence MTLPAAGWFPDPQDTARLRWWDGHAWGEATRVLPREAPDPVVPVLAAMPAGPAFSVEASARVVEAHSWAYGSSDRRVCLFAVLAVVAAIVSLVVNPWGLASLLGIAAGLVALVRPGATGPWRVVGQSIGASALVLAVATGVVVANGHLHLF from the coding sequence GTGACGCTGCCGGCCGCCGGCTGGTTCCCGGACCCACAGGACACCGCGCGACTGCGGTGGTGGGACGGTCACGCCTGGGGTGAGGCGACCCGGGTGCTCCCCCGCGAGGCACCGGACCCCGTCGTCCCCGTCCTCGCCGCGATGCCGGCCGGGCCGGCGTTCTCCGTCGAGGCGTCCGCCCGTGTCGTCGAGGCCCACTCCTGGGCGTACGGCAGCAGCGACCGACGGGTCTGCCTGTTCGCGGTGCTGGCCGTCGTGGCCGCGATCGTGTCCCTCGTCGTGAACCCCTGGGGGCTCGCCAGTCTGCTCGGCATCGCCGCGGGCCTGGTCGCCCTGGTCCGTCCGGGCGCCACCGGTCCCTGGCGGGTCGTCGGGCAGAGCATCGGAGCGTCCGCGCTCGTGCTCGCCGTCGCGACCGGGGTCGTCGTGGCGAACGGGCACCTGCACCTGTTCTGA
- the arfB gene encoding alternative ribosome rescue aminoacyl-tRNA hydrolase ArfB translates to MDLEVGPGLTIPESELRWRFSRSSGAGGQHVNTSDSRVQLTWDVAGSSAVTEEQRTRILERTGRRTAAGTITVTVSERRSQLRNREAALDALRELLREALAPPAPARRPTRPTRGSQRRRLAGKQQRSATKQQRRRPSDD, encoded by the coding sequence ATGGACCTCGAGGTGGGGCCGGGGCTCACGATCCCCGAGTCGGAACTGCGGTGGCGGTTCTCGCGGTCGTCCGGCGCCGGGGGACAGCACGTCAACACCTCGGACAGTCGTGTCCAGCTGACCTGGGACGTCGCGGGGTCGTCGGCGGTGACCGAGGAGCAGCGGACGCGGATCCTCGAGCGGACCGGTCGGCGGACGGCTGCCGGGACGATCACCGTGACGGTGTCCGAGCGGCGGTCGCAACTGCGCAACCGCGAGGCTGCGCTCGACGCGCTCCGCGAGCTCCTGCGGGAAGCGCTCGCCCCGCCGGCCCCGGCACGGCGTCCGACCCGGCCGACACGGGGCTCACAGCGCCGACGCCTGGCGGGCAAGCAGCAGCGGTCCGCCACGAAGCAGCAGCGTCGGCGGCCGTCGGACGACTGA
- a CDS encoding recombinase family protein, translating to MMTDYGYGRVSTDRQDLEAQQAALLRYGVAPEFIEVEKITSRKAQRPGLERVLAELSRGDRLHCVKLDRLGRSMHELTDLAASLDERGVTLVIGGVPHDPTTATGRLLFNALAMVAEFERDMTAERTKDRLAHKKAKGESVGRPSALSVRQKAEAVKAHEAGLSKVRIAKIYGVARATVSKAIEAAKDDAAIAADPELRKQVRLLLQEERALVRRLEEATAIARIEKDAKRQEKSDG from the coding sequence ATGATGACAGATTACGGATACGGGCGTGTGAGCACCGACCGGCAAGACCTCGAAGCGCAGCAGGCGGCGCTTCTACGCTACGGCGTAGCGCCCGAGTTCATCGAGGTCGAGAAGATCACTTCACGCAAGGCGCAGCGGCCGGGTCTGGAGCGTGTTCTGGCTGAGCTGAGCCGAGGTGACCGCCTGCACTGCGTGAAGCTCGACCGACTTGGCAGGAGCATGCACGAGCTGACTGATCTGGCAGCCAGCCTCGATGAGCGTGGGGTCACGCTCGTCATCGGCGGGGTCCCGCACGATCCAACTACCGCAACCGGGCGTCTTCTCTTCAATGCCCTAGCGATGGTCGCTGAGTTCGAGCGCGACATGACGGCCGAGCGCACGAAGGATCGGCTTGCGCACAAAAAAGCCAAGGGTGAATCAGTTGGCCGGCCGTCCGCTCTGAGTGTGCGGCAGAAAGCCGAGGCCGTGAAGGCGCACGAAGCTGGACTGTCGAAGGTCCGCATCGCAAAGATATACGGGGTGGCCCGCGCCACCGTGTCCAAGGCTATCGAAGCTGCCAAGGATGATGCGGCCATCGCCGCTGATCCCGAGTTGCGCAAGCAGGTGAGACTCCTGCTCCAAGAGGAGCGAGCGCTCGTCCGTCGACTAGAGGAAGCCACGGCGATCGCACGGATCGAGAAAGACGCCAAGAGACAGGAAAAGTCCGATGGCTGA
- a CDS encoding recombinase family protein, producing the protein MAGSTGSRAALYGRISRDKNDGGATVGEQIRLSRKLAEEHGLEVVAEYREKDGTGASERSKATERPEYEAMLAAAAAGEFDTIVAYSDDRITRRPIELERLIDLADKHKLRFLTVRTALYDLSTDSGILNARVLAAFAAQEARNISTRQKVTFRRNAFAGRPKLQWQRPFGWETDGVTIRENEAQHIRQGIEMVKRGASIGQVQNEWNSAGVLNSAGNEWEWLTVRRVLTGWRTAGVRTYQREPVRTEEGDLVMGTWEPIISLEERNQVLGMLGRLSQKKLRTGSWPLAGLLVCGLCAKPLYGQLPSGTRSRALYGCKKGHLAISAGLLEQYLIRLVAERAYRNQQQKVEEHQPVIADDPSVHEAIQTHRRKSKELMDAYDEGRLPQEIAFPRSQEHSRLADKLEAELNALIAAQSAPPSPLRRSSDALEALLDMQGQFLRVTPTPTSSAGSNFGEAEAEESGNAWASGTERQRSDGRVQELPFAATDEETAELNRLLRGELQWVGIRKGKAGRQSAEQFASRVDPLWR; encoded by the coding sequence ATGGCGGGAAGTACCGGGAGTCGCGCGGCACTCTACGGCAGGATCAGCCGGGACAAGAACGATGGCGGCGCGACCGTTGGCGAGCAAATCCGGCTGAGTAGGAAGCTCGCCGAGGAGCACGGTCTCGAAGTCGTTGCCGAGTACCGGGAGAAGGACGGGACCGGGGCGTCCGAGAGATCCAAGGCAACAGAGCGTCCAGAATACGAGGCGATGCTTGCGGCGGCGGCGGCCGGAGAGTTCGACACAATTGTGGCCTACTCCGACGACCGAATCACCCGCCGTCCTATCGAACTTGAACGACTAATCGACCTGGCTGACAAGCACAAGCTACGGTTCCTGACCGTCCGCACCGCTCTCTACGACTTGTCAACCGACTCCGGCATTCTCAACGCCCGCGTTCTTGCCGCGTTCGCTGCGCAAGAAGCACGGAACATCTCCACACGGCAGAAGGTCACCTTCCGGCGCAACGCTTTTGCTGGCCGACCCAAGCTCCAGTGGCAGCGGCCATTCGGCTGGGAGACGGATGGGGTCACGATTCGAGAGAACGAGGCGCAGCACATCCGGCAGGGCATCGAGATGGTGAAGCGTGGGGCATCCATCGGCCAGGTACAGAACGAGTGGAACTCGGCAGGCGTATTGAACTCCGCCGGTAACGAGTGGGAGTGGCTCACCGTCCGTCGAGTGCTCACCGGTTGGCGTACGGCCGGCGTGCGTACCTACCAACGAGAACCTGTCCGCACAGAAGAAGGTGATTTGGTGATGGGCACTTGGGAGCCCATCATCAGCCTGGAAGAGCGCAACCAGGTGCTCGGCATGCTCGGTCGCCTGTCGCAGAAGAAGCTTCGAACGGGGAGCTGGCCCCTTGCCGGGCTTCTCGTGTGCGGTCTTTGCGCGAAGCCGCTCTACGGTCAATTGCCGTCTGGAACTCGAAGCCGTGCACTCTACGGCTGCAAGAAGGGCCACCTGGCCATCTCAGCGGGACTCTTGGAGCAGTACCTCATTCGGCTCGTGGCGGAGCGTGCCTACCGGAACCAGCAGCAGAAGGTCGAGGAGCACCAGCCGGTCATCGCTGACGACCCGTCTGTCCACGAAGCGATCCAGACCCATCGGCGCAAGAGTAAGGAGCTGATGGACGCCTACGACGAAGGGAGACTGCCGCAGGAGATTGCCTTCCCCCGCTCGCAGGAGCACAGTCGACTCGCTGACAAGTTGGAGGCTGAGCTGAACGCCCTCATCGCTGCGCAGTCTGCCCCTCCCAGCCCTCTCCGCCGATCGAGCGACGCACTCGAAGCGCTGCTGGACATGCAGGGTCAGTTCCTTCGAGTGACGCCGACTCCCACCAGCAGCGCGGGTTCGAACTTCGGAGAGGCAGAGGCGGAAGAGAGCGGCAATGCCTGGGCGTCAGGTACCGAGCGGCAGCGCAGCGATGGCCGGGTGCAGGAGCTACCCTTCGCAGCCACGGACGAGGAGACCGCCGAGCTTAACCGGCTGCTGCGAGGCGAGCTGCAATGGGTGGGCATCAGGAAGGGTAAGGCAGGGCGCCAGAGCGCTGAGCAGTTCGCTTCGCGCGTTGATCCGCTCTGGCGGTAG
- a CDS encoding site-specific tyrosine recombinase XerD — protein sequence MPFERAVQDHLRHIAIERGLSPHTLSAYRRDLATFGEWIGTQPVVDSSGADRAGGAGVLEDVGRLARADLAGFVQYLTTRPEGPLAPRSVARMLSSVRSFSAFAAGEGWLPLDPGASVRPPKAPMRLPKAISVHDMERLIGSVVGDDPVQLRDRALLELLYATGARISEAVGLSVDDVTTLADVDEVSDEDTDVSVVRVTGKGNKQRIVPLGSYARAAVDAYLVRARPVFAARGTATPALFLGARGARLSRQSAWLVIQAAAERAELAAHVSPHTFRHSFATHLLEGGADVRVVQELLGHASVATTQIYTLVTADMLRDVYQTAHPRARR from the coding sequence ACCGGCGCGACCTCGCGACGTTCGGCGAGTGGATCGGCACGCAGCCGGTCGTCGACTCCAGCGGCGCAGACCGTGCCGGCGGGGCCGGGGTGCTCGAGGACGTCGGACGTCTGGCGCGCGCGGACCTCGCCGGGTTCGTGCAGTACCTCACCACCCGTCCGGAGGGGCCGCTGGCGCCGAGGTCGGTCGCGCGGATGCTCAGCTCGGTGCGCTCGTTCTCGGCGTTCGCGGCCGGGGAGGGCTGGCTGCCGCTCGACCCGGGAGCCTCGGTCCGCCCGCCGAAGGCACCGATGCGGCTGCCGAAGGCGATCTCCGTGCACGACATGGAGCGGCTGATCGGCTCCGTCGTGGGCGACGACCCGGTGCAGCTCCGGGACCGGGCGCTCCTGGAACTGCTCTACGCGACCGGTGCCCGGATCTCGGAAGCGGTGGGTCTCTCCGTCGACGACGTGACGACCCTCGCCGACGTGGACGAGGTCTCGGACGAGGACACCGACGTCTCCGTGGTGCGGGTCACCGGCAAGGGGAACAAGCAGCGGATCGTGCCGCTCGGCAGCTACGCCCGGGCTGCGGTCGACGCGTACCTGGTGCGGGCACGGCCGGTGTTCGCCGCCCGGGGGACCGCGACGCCGGCGCTGTTCCTCGGTGCCCGCGGAGCCCGGCTGTCGCGGCAGAGCGCCTGGCTCGTCATCCAGGCGGCGGCGGAGCGGGCCGAACTGGCGGCACACGTGTCGCCGCACACCTTCCGGCACTCGTTCGCCACACACCTGCTCGAGGGCGGCGCGGACGTCCGGGTGGTGCAGGAGCTGCTCGGGCACGCCAGTGTGGCGACGACGCAGATCTACACGCTGGTGACGGCGGACATGCTGCGGGACGTGTACCAGACGGCGCACCCGCGGGCGCGGCGGTAG